The Thunnus thynnus chromosome 1, fThuThy2.1, whole genome shotgun sequence nucleotide sequence ataattctctgtaggtatGAGTGACATATCTGACATTACACATCGTCATTTTATGCATTGttattataaagaaatattGGTATAGTTGTTATAATATAGCAGCTAATTGAACTAttagttaaaggaccagtgtgtaagatttagtagcatctagtggtgaggctgcagattgcaaccaactgaatacccctcccctcaccctccccttccaaatgtgtaggagaacctacagtggccacgaaactcgcaaaaaacacaaaaggccctctctagaaccagtgtttggtttgtccgttctgggctactgtagaaatatggcagtgcaacatggcagcaatggaagaggacctgctccctatgtagatcatggatgtataataatagCTGGATAGGGCActgccgctcagccttgcagccaatttttcccagtggccactcatggtattgcagcgaaaaatccccctgcagcccaaaaggcatttttcccatagaccaccattgtaaacgagacgtctgtaaaactgttgacaggacacctagAACCgcaaacaacatcaattatgactctttctattaagaacttttgatccatggaggttttatatttgtaaaactttccttgagccaagaaaagcgatttaaaaatcagtgacgtcatcacaatgtaaagtctatgggccgagtgGGAACTCGCGGGTGTTATATTCCATTCCCGCAAATAGAGCCCTTAAATCTTACACATTAAACCTGAATAGCTGATTTTTcagccacttgggggcagcagaaacaagctgtgattacaacactgacatgttatCAGTGATATGATGATATGGAATGCTGATAGGGTGACTTTGTTGGCAAACACTCGTCTGTTTACAtattcagcagacacagagcaacagcagcattcatttggaattgatgtTCTGGCCACTTTTCaaatctaagtccaatattcactctactTCTGGactggtctccaccaactcctgagggaaatatctggctttgGCTGCTAAAAGCTCTACGGTGTTCACAGGATAGTTGCTAAcattgtctgtctgctgttgtaCTGGCTTGGGGAGGTTGCATACTGCAGATTACTAATGCCTTCTGTGgccaaaaacaacactatgagagctGTGACAGTGAGCAGAGACATTAcagttgcggctgtaaaaccaaaacaatgagctaaaagatgctataaAACACTCCGCAGAGTCagttctctgtgggttcattgCTATgagcgacccctttcacatacaTATAGTCATATGATCCATTGGTAGTatagttaatataaaaatattgattacagctgctttaaacCTCAGCActatgtttgtctttgtgagtATGTGTCTGACAGAAGGCTTTCCTCAGCAGGATGGAGGTGGACCCAGCTCTGAACATAAAAGATCAGATGTATGAGTCATTACTGTGCTTATGGGTGGAGGTCAGAGCAGGTTATTCTCTCTTACAAGGCCACAACAACAGAGACCAAAGACTTTCTCTGCACAGTTACTTTTTCATTTCCAGTTTTGTGTACTAAATACAGATCAGAGGGTCCCATAACGTGCATGTGTGGAGAAAGAAACAATGGGAAAGAAACTTCTGTGCTGCAAGTTTAGAACTAGATACAAACTAAACAAATGTTActctttgatgtgtttttaactttCATATCAATCATCACCACAGCCTCCATTTCATTCTCTTATTGTTCCTCATTTGCTGACTAAGTTACCCTATAAAATACTTTGCCTGGTAACACAGCTCCAATGAATCCACTCTCCTTCATTCATCCCTTTTAAGGAGCAAATTCAGTCATACCACAAGTATTCCTGAGGTGAAATGTCCAGAAAAGCCCAAGACACAGTATGAATACTTTGCCATTCATTTATGCTTTCATTTGGGTTTGTTGTATGCAGCTGGCTAACTCTGCAGACGATTACTGATTGTTCAAACTATGATCTAAGACgtctgtgtctgactgtgtttgATTCAGAGCTAAATGCAAATACAGTCCACATTTCCCATATCTCAACCACAGATGCCATGCACCCTCTTACAGTAGCAGGCACCATTTTTCACATGGTGTATACATTAACAACTGCCAGAAAACACCGCAGGTACCAACCGCCCTCTGGCCCTGAGCTGAACTAAGACACGAGCACAGATCTGTTTATTTCTTGGCTTGGCAGATGTCTTGTGAAAGTGAACATCTTTGCAGGTTAAGGGCACTCTGACTGATGGAGCAGGGTACACAGGAAGGGAGTCAGACTCTGAGCTGATATAACACAGCTGTCCAGCAGATTGTATTATGCTAAAATGCCCAAATGGTCCACATTAACTTTGCTCTGTCTATTGTTAATTTTGTCAGTATTTTCTTATTTAGTCTTAGTCTTAGTCATGTGTCAAATGTTCATGTtaattttttatcatatttagtcaacctcatcctgttttttaagttttagttCACTAAAAGTCTGGGCATTTAAGTCTTAACTTAGTCAAAGATTACTGTAACTATTTTAGTATAGTTTAGTCAAAACTGTtaacattttagtctttttagccATCAGATTATATTGAACATTCCAATCAATCTAGTCTAGCCAAAACcaatcatttttgtcattttagtcaaacttatttgACATAAGATTTTATCTTATCATTATCTGATGCAAAACACCAGTTGAATGATTGAGAATGAAGCTTTAGCCACTCACAAAAATATACACTGAAAACAGTCTGCATAACATGGCCCTAAACAAAAGGTTAGCCAGCTAAGCTGGCTGTGCATCTACTTTTTCTCAGTAAATTggaaaaatatactgtatatgaaaacCATCTAATGTTAGCAATGTCCCGTTGTTGAGAGATGCTAGCCCATCTAACGATATCTCTATACCAGAGACTATATTCAACCTAACGTTAACTTTGCCGCTCAGCTCCTTTACAACAATTTGCTAGCTTAGCTTAATGAGTTTGGCTTGGTTATAAGATATAGCCTACATAACAAACGATGTAACATTACCACCAAGACATTAACCTACCTCAGTTTCTTTATGGTGAGCCTTGGTGTCTCTTCAGGTTTGTGGTATTCTTACCAGCTATTTTATGGCCAAATTGTTTCCCTTCTGATAAAGCAATGCATTCGGGGGGTTTTCTCAGCCTCATCGAACACAAATGGACTCAAATATTAGgttgtttctttctctcaagccctgttgttgtcattattaaCGCTGActtgttttctgtaaaatagTTGATGTACTCCTCACTGTCCTCATTATGCTGGTGTAGTCCCGATATGGCGCGCGCAGCACACGACATGAAACTGCTGCACATGCCATCCAATGACCAGGATATTTAGAttgtaatttagaaaaaaacaaaaaaaacaaacagtctaTAATATTTCATCTCCTGTTTTTTGTCAGCGAAAATAAAAGGAGATTTTggtaaattttttatttttaaactacattttagtcttgtcttttttcGTCAACAATATTCCATGTTAATATAGTTACAGTATTTAATGAAGTCGGTGCCATCTTCTCGTCATGGAAAAGGTGTTTGCCGAACATATTTAGTAATTGCTTTAGTTAAGTAGTGTGTAAGTTTTAGGGaaatctattggcagaaatggaatataatattcataaatttgttttcattagtgtataatcccataaAAATAAGAaccactgtgtttttgtttttgttaccttagcaTGACccatttatatctacatagggagtgggtcctcctCCACGGAgtccaccatgttgcaccgccatgtttctacagtagcccagaacagacaaaccaaacactggctctagagagggcatTTCACGTTTTTTgcgtttttcatgagttttgcGAGTTTCTCGGCCACTATAAGTTCTCCTACATGCATGGAAGGGAAGGGTGAGGGGAgggatattcagttggttgcaatctgcaacctctccgctagatgccactaaatcctacacactggtcctttaattggCAGTGAAGAAAGGTGAAATATAGTTGGGGTGGAGAAAATGCTCCACTGAGAGTGTGTGAAAGCAGATCTGGGTAGGTCATTGAGTGGGATGCGTCTCCAGATGTGCAGAGTACACCATAAACACGTGCAAAAATTCACATACATGTGCAACAATGAACAAGCATACTCACACTTTCTCACAAACACAGCCCACTCCCTCCTCACAAATTAGTGTTTAGGACAAAGAGAGAGGGTCACAAATcaatctcacctcaaggtccatttattAGCTGTTGTGGAGCTCTTAATCACATCACATGATATTCATTGGCAGATGGAATTGGCCTGGTTTTCAAAAAGTTATAGATGTTCGACAttccttatttttttccagagcaCTTTAAGGACGTCTTGTCTATATGGGTTTAAAACCTCCATCTGCtcatgaagatcatgtgataagATCAAAAGCActggaaaaactacaaaaatgaatgtcaaggtgagattgttttttgAAGGTCAAGTCCAACTTGATCTATGGTCTCAAGCATATCATTTTGGATTTGAAAGCAGGCTGCCTCTTCGCCTCATTTCCCAACATCTGACTCAGCAACAAAGAATTTTAAGCAGTTCACTCAAACAAAAACTAacttatctttatttttcatgatgTGACTGTTCAAATTTTATAACCCTCTTAACTGTTCATCTGTGCGAGCACGCACTTATCCCTACAGAGCCCTAACTCTGTCATCCTCTGGCTCCTGTCTGCCGAGGCGGGGCAGGGTGTTGTGTACTTGACTGTGGCCTCATGGGAGTGATCTGTCCTCTTAAGCCACACCAAGCAGCACCAGCATTTATTAAAGCTCTTGTCTTGTTTACAGCCTCCCTCTTTTAGCTCATCTGTTTGGAAGTGGTTCGCCACGAGGGGAGAGCACGGAGCAAAACACCCCTTTGAAAATGAGAGCTACGAAAGAGCAGGAGATAAGTTAGTTCTCCTTTGGGGCTTCCATGCaaatgaggaggagagaggctggTAGATCAAGACAGTTAGAGAGGTGTCTGACCACCACATTGAGACTAATCTTATCCTGCTTTCAGAAACAGCCCGAGCACAAAAAAGCTGGTTCAAACTTATGTGCCAcactgagggttttttttctgagggGAAGTCTCTTATCGCAGCCCCAGTGAGATAACATTGTGTTGTTACTGTTTCTATGCAGTACACAAGCGGACTCGCACACTCGTTTCATTCGAGTCTGTAATCTCTGTGAGACATCTCTTGGCATTTCCAACAGGATAGGCCATGtctgaaaagaaagaatgaaaatactgtatgatgATTCAGCACTTTAAAGCAAACAATGGATGTGACAcaccagcacacaaacacatgcagacagcTTTCTATGTCTCTGaactttttagtttttagaaGTAAGCTCTAAAACAGCCTGTATGCAATCACTGAGAGTCACTATTTTCACACAACATTTATAAGTTGCTTTTTCATCTAACTTCACTGCATGGATATCAGCACTGTAGCTTCTACTGTAAGCACAACCACTATAGCTTCCATTAgctttacatacatttttgctTCATACAAAGctttttattagttttacaaTTAAAACTTGGCTTCACACAGTGGTGAAAAGTAATATTTACTTTTCTACGGTACTTACGACTTAATAGTTCTACTTCATTATTGCAATTTTTGCTCTACCACATTCATTTCCCAGCTATAACTAGTGTCTTTGCAGCTTAATATTTTATAGAAAGCAGcatgatcagtttataaaatgtaataactgctgctgtaatcagctccacctcaaccaactacaacattaaaatgttacttACACAGTAATGCATCATTAataacaatcaatcaaaaatgAGGCCTTTGTGCATGATGAGTTTTCTGTGCAGGATTTTTATTCAAAACTGACTAATTTCACATTGTGGCATTGCAACTCTTACTTGTGTAAGTgaaagatctgaatacttcttccaccacttgCTTCACAAAAATCTTATGTGAAGCTTATAGAAGGAGCTAAAGTTCCTGGGCTTGACAGGGGATCATTAGCAATGTGTTTACATTGATAATTCCACAGAAAGATTTaagctactgtatataaaatactgacAACTTCCCAAATTCCTTGCTCGCATctgcaattttaaaaaaaatgtcccaatGCAATTTTTAAAGCATTAAGAACTGCAAAAACATTAACAGAGACAGTACAGTGCAGTATTTACTCCACACTCAGCAAAAGTATACGGCCATTATCTCGTAATTATCACACTTTAAGGTTCTGAATTTCCCGTGAGGACCACGGTGGGCCCACTTTCATATTTCCCAAATGACCTGAGGGAAGGCGTTTCATTTCACAGCCGTCAGCATGCACATTAAAGAAAAGCCAATTTCCTCCTGTGCGAGTTGCAAAGATTTCAGTCAGGAACAAAAATTGTGTAACATGAAGACACTTAGGGTCTTTAAAGGCAGGGGGCCAAGTCTGTCATAACTCTCTGTCTTGTTAGTATATACTGGACAGGGTGTTGAAACACCATATGCTCCATGTTCTCTGCTTTGACTGAAGTTACTGCAATACGAGCTTTCTCTGGCTGGAATCCTGTGAACCCATTatggagacatttttttttccttcagcaAAGTGTAATAAACTAAGAGAGATGTTGGCTGTAAGACCAGGTTCCCACCATGAGAACACGACTACACCTACAAGAAAACACTCGGTTGGATAAGCTATTATGAAAATCTGCAGTGTTCCTCAGCTGTTGGCATCAGATTAGAGGTGTCCTTCTGAATGCAAGTATGATCATCCAGGTGATTTGTCACCTTCTGTTCAGAAGATGAACAGATGTGTTTATCTTTAGTGAGTCGGGTTTACTTCTTCACCATCCCGTTGTTCTCCCTCCTcgagagcaaaaacaaaaagagcagAATACTGTGCAACTGTTTGATTCAGTGGAAATATTTAGGATTTAAAATTCCTCTTTCATGTCCTCACTGCTCACTTGTGAAATTAATGTCTCTTGCTTATTAAGTTCACTTTTGCTgattagctgtttttttttttttaaagatcgTCATCTTCTTCCCCAGAATTGATTTTGTGCTAGCatttatgacaaataaaagggGAAGGGATCCTAATTTTTTATAACCACAGACGTAGGAGACAGACGACAGCTCTGTGGAAATATATTGTGGTTTTAAAGAGTAATAGTTCTGCAATACACTATAAATAGGACATGAAAGTTTGTCTACATCTTGGCACGCAATTTAGTGCCATTTACCACTGCAGCATGCTTTGTCAACTGTTGCATCACGAAAACCCCACAATACTGGCAAATAATCTCAAAAGGTCTCTTAAACTATGGTTCTCGCACTATGGAACAATAACTAGGCAgaaaaaatgtgctttcaaaTCTTAAAGTGACGTCAACTGCAAGTGAAACAGCCAAGCCTTGTTTGAGCAGGAAATATTTACAGCAATTTGATGTATTCCATCTTGATCATAACTTCATTTGTCCATTTAACTTTCAACTCTTGCACCATCCAGTGGTTAGGAATGGTATTACATAAATATACCATGAGACTGCATTGATGCAGTTTTGTATTCCACCTTTAAATAAACTGCCATACGTTAGATTTTAACTCTATCATAactaagaagaagaaaaaacaaaatatggtAGTCTGACTTTGTTTGTTGTAGTACGACACTGGATAAATTCTGTAATAAAACTGATATGTTAATGACACAAAAGTCTGAAATattgacaaaagaaaagaaatgaaatacaaaaatatagaaaaacaatACTTTGGTACCAACAGGAACACATTTAAATGCACCACTGGATAGTAAAATAAGGCATCATCCATGCTGTCCGACTCCAAACAGACACAAGTCAATGTCttcatttcatacatacatttattttatataaaagaaaacaggGGTTTCAATATTAACAGTTATACACACAAGGCCATCACTGGAAAACTACAGTGTCCAACATGGCAGCTAGGCACTGAACAATGTTGGATGTCAttaaaacatctacatgctcctcCAAGTGCCTCTTGGGATCCTACAAGAGAGAGACgaacagagaaggaaaagggaagaaaaaaaaaaggaaatgtcagCAATGAGATGTGATTCATGATAAAGATATTTTTAGGAAATACAAATTCTGTTTTGACAACTGGTTTCAACAAATGTCAGTCATGCAAAAAGGAAACTTTAATGACAAAGTAACCTGATCTATAAATTCTCTGCTTGTATTAACATGTCTGCTCAGTCTCTCCAAATCTTGGCATTCTCTTTCTTTACCTTTAATCAACACCAGTCAAAGACACTGACCttgatgttattattataaaaataaaaaaatcaggaCACAAAAATTTTGTATCTGAAGCTTTAAATTTTACTCGTTACCTGTTTTCCAACGTTCTTGATTGCCAGTTGCTCTGGTGTCATTTTGTCCTCTTCTTCAACAGCCTGAGGTGGAAACACGACAGCGTCTCAGTATTGCGGAGGAACACACCTCACAGCGCCACGCTTTGTGCATATTTATACGTGTGTAGCGCTTTTTGCAGTTTGCATCGTTCAGACCAATTCTGTATTCACTTTTTTAGAAATTGCAAGGCCCCAAGAATACAGCAGGCTTGTGTGCACCTGTCAAGCACCAGCATTAGTATGATGAGAGTCAACGAGTATGAACAAACTCGAGGGTGGTGTgctcaacacccacacagcaggaAGTAGCTCACTGATCTTCTGTCAATGATTTTCTAGGTGACAACAACTGTGTCATCATCTCTGTGTTAACCATTTTTAAAGTCAATATTAAGATAATAATACTTAAATACTTTATTATAAAAAGGTTATTCCAGCTAACATTCATATTTAAATCCAATTCACTTATCTTAACTGTAATTATGAAGTAATGCACACAAGAATTTTGTTCAATTTGTCATTGCTTTAAGGCAATTTCaggtttttaaagaaaatcaataaaatgatttttccactgaggtaaaaaaaaaaaaaaaaagggacgaGGTCTGAAGGTGTACCTTATTGTAGTTCTTAGCAAGCTCCAGCATTTCCTTGACGATGGTCTCATTGAGCTTGCAGTGCTCACTGTAGTCCTGCAGGGTCAGGCCCTCCATCCAGCTCTTCTTATGTAAGTTCAACAGCATCTAAAGAATAATGAGAgtcatggttctcatgttctaTTAAAAAgctataattaaaaaaattattttctaaagAAGGAAGGTTCAAACCTTTTGCTCCAGCTCGTTTTTCCTGTAATTGATGGTGATGGAGTAGTAGTGCCTATTAAGTCCATGAATCAGAGCCTGAAAATGAGTTAAGTACATGaagtgtaaagcactttgtgttacattgtatttgtatgaaaaatgctacacaaataaagtctgattgaGTGAAGTAATACCACACATACATACTATACATATAGACATGCCAAATGAAAGATGTAATTCATTGTGATGTGATCATGTTTGGATCTTTGGCGGGAACACAAAATTAAGtcacattaaaatgaataaatattgcACATATTTGTGGTTCAAATATGGGGGATATTTCAAATTCAGACTGAAGGAGATGACAAGTGCCATGTATGATGTGTTACCTGGATTGAGGGCTTGTTCAGATGACCCAGGTTAGATGTGGTTTGTCTtggctcatgacccaaaaccaTCATGTTGGCGTTGATCAATCTGAAGGCATCAATAACAACCTGTAGAAGACAGAGACCGCACATGAAACCAGATTACTGAAAACTTAATTCTACTTCACCTGGAAttcacatttaataaaacattcacatttaatgcacttaaaatgaaagttactgatttaaaaaggtttttcatGCAGCAGCCATACTTCCTTACCTTTCCTTTGACACTCTGAATGGGATCGACCACCACAGCGACGGCTCTCTCTGACAGGGCCTCGaagctctgctgtgtgttgatGTCCACCCCAGACAACCAACAGCCAAAACCAGGGTGACTGTGGTACCAGCCCACCACCATCTCAGGCCTGATCAGCAGCATTGGTGGAGGACAGCAAAcatgtttatgtctttttttttttttttaaactactcATCCCTGAGTTTATGCTTATGTAATTGGTTAACTTGAAATGCAGTAGAATAGACATTTTCTAAATCATGCTCCGATCATTTACTTATCAGTGTAGGTAAACACTCAGCAAgggaatattttaaatattgtgatttttaGACAGTTTTACCTGCCAGTCTGCTTCAGCATGTCCAACATCTTGGCCTGGAACACGGGGTCCACTGCTTCAACACTCACACCCTGTGAAACAACAAATGGTTGAGATAAAATTTAGCACCACACACTTTCTTGTAAAGCTATCAACATCTGAGATACCTGGCATTTATTATCTGACTacatatcaaaatcaaaattagGTATTTTCTGTAGCAGATTCATCATGTTGCACAATCTTGATATTAAGGAGTACGTACTGTTCCTGACTGGGGCATGGCAAACACATCAATCACTCGCACTGTGTAGTCATCAACAAATTCTCCGAGCATCAGCCCCATGACCTCCATCGGTACACCAGCACGTCCGTGCTTCAACATCTGAAACAAGAGCAAATACATGAGTGAAAAGTCCCAGAAACattactgaaaaacacaaaaattaatATGAGCACTTTGAAAGACTAATATCGCAACTGGAGTGTGGTTACCTTGAGCAGTGCCAAGGAAGAGATGTAAACCTGCTCGGCTGTGTCCACAGCAGGTGCGTCTGTCGGGGGGCCCTGAGGAGTCAAAGCAgagtttatttgtctgtttaaaGTACTGTCATTTCTCAGATCAATTAGTCCAGTCAAAATACTGATTAGTATTTTGATATACATAATGTGAAAGTATGTTGTATTGTAACTTTGTATCCTTTATTCATGTGGTATTTTACATTTAGACTTTATGCAACTTCAGATTTGTATCTCAAGATGTGAAACTGCACTCACATCTGAGAATAAAATTATGGAGGTTGAAACTGATCTTATTTACATAAAGTGTGAAATAGTGGACATGTTGATATTGCAATCAAGGATCCCACCAGGCAGAAACTTTCAGGTAGAACCACTAAACCATAAGGTTTGGATAATGATTTCTTAAAGAAAAATTTGGAAATGGTTGTTTAAATTAAGGCCatatccattaaaaaaaaacaacaacattatttATGTTCAACATCTATAGACAATTTAAACTTGTTGTTACCTGACCGAGCCCCGGCATTCCACCTCCGAGCCTCAACAGTCGGTCCATCTCAGGATCTGTtgaaaattatacaaaaataaGTCATTACCATTTCCTTAAAATTAAGAGGACCATTAATCAgacataagaaaaacacaattatttatATGTCCTTTTCAAGATCAGATATTAACAAATCTAGTTcaaaatgcatacagtataaaacagagtaaattaaggtttttttttttgttgttttttttgttttttttttttaaatggagctCCAATGAGGATTTCATTTGTTGAGAGGTCAACTTAATGGTTTACAAATATACATTTGCTAGACCATTTAGCTCAATAGATGTCAAAATATTTCCTTTaagataaacattaaaaaatatctatGTCATTAAATGGTATGTTAGATTTaaacattatgtttttgtagAGGATTTGCTTTAATTCATCTCTCCAGCCAACAGCTAACAGGTGTATTTCCTTTGAATAGGCCTTTTTCCAATTTGAGAGGGTGGTTCAGAGAAGGGCTACTAAATTAATTCCAGGTCTGAAAGAAATGTCATATGCGAAGAGGTTAAGAAAATTACAATTACCAATTCTTGTATACAGGAGACATGATTGAGGTCTAATAAGCTGGAACTCTAATAAGTGGGAACTCTAAAATTATACAACTAAAGTGTTCCTCTGAGAAGAGGACGAACTTCTTCACACTTTGTGCAGTAAAAACATGGAACCAGCTTCAGAGGATGTAGTGCGGACCCCTTCAATAAACTCTTTTAAATAGACTGGATAAATTCTGGTCAAAAAAGGATTTTTTATAGAATTATAATGTTGATTTGTGATTCATTGTggaattattgttattttgaaCTAcgtttattgtattattttgttatagGGTTTGTTTAGAGTTGTAAGAGTCTGGTGTGGAGGATTTATATCCTGTACCAGatatttttcaataaatatacacaggttcattaaaataataataacaatgataataacaacaataatggtAAAAATCTGGATCTAGGTAAATGCTGATCTACTTGTAAGTTGAAATAAAGTACATTTAGAATTGGCTATGTTAATTATGTGTCAGATATTATTTTAATCTAGGACATTAACGTTATAAGTCTGTTTAAGCACCCGAATAGTAAAATGAAGTTAACGTTAGCTATTTAGCTTCAGTTAGCTACTTTTCCCCTAGTCACGTAAACACAGCAAACATCCCGATAACTTCACATCGATCTTTGCTTCAGATTAtcatttgttgtgttgttggcTATAACAACAGGTACATTTAACATTAAGTGACATTAAATCGCTGGGTTCATTAACTAAATAGTTTTTTGTTTAAGGCGTTAGCATGCTGTTAGCTTGATCATGCTAACTTAGCCTCAATCATCTCGTAccagaaaagcagcaacaaatTAATTATCACGGATTCCATCTCGCCGTATTTTATGAAGGATACTAGCTGTTTATAAAGCTTtgattttatttacctgttgtcAAACCTTTCGGGTGTTCCggagagttttttttctgtgtatagTCGAAACAGACCGACTGCCTGCAATGAATCAGCCAGAATTGTCTTTTTAGAAAAAACTACTTCCGTCGCACTCATGACGACATTTACCGTCGCCCGGTTGGTAATTCTAAAATCGAGACACATGGGGGCGTCAGAATCACAATTACCACTACTACTGCTGGTACactaactactactactaccactactactataacaattaataataataataataataataataataatacatttgtagaTATTCACCTGATGGGCTGCTATTGTACCAATGTAGATGTATATGTCACAGGCATATAACTGCTTACTGCAGCATATACAGTAGCCTATATAGTTTATGTTTTACCCTATTGAAAAAAGTCTATAGCAGGCTATATTTTATCTACAGTAAGATTATATTAGGCCAAGTCAAGtcgattttatttatatagcccaatatcataaatcacaaatttcctcagggggctttacaatctttACAGCagtacaacatcctctatccttagaccctcgattcgaataaggaaaaactccctaaaaaaacccTCAACAATTTCCTAATTCACAATTTCCTGATCCTATTTGAAATCTATAGGAATAACGACTTTAACTACTTCATAAAAGTTTTTTGAGCTGTGCAACATCTGGAATTTTAACAGCAGAATAGgctattttaaataaaatatgcttCTACAAAGTCAAAAtacttttatattaaatgtaaCTTGCTTTGTAACCGAAATTTAACCCAAGATTTCAACTTTTAGGATAAtaatagtttgtgttttttagtcttctgataacattttgtcttgatatttttttccttgGAAAGATAATATGTAGTTTCCTATGTCCACATagttgtatgtttatgttttaggTTTATGGttgctt carries:
- the psmd14 gene encoding 26S proteasome non-ATPase regulatory subunit 14 encodes the protein MDRLLRLGGGMPGLGQGPPTDAPAVDTAEQVYISSLALLKMLKHGRAGVPMEVMGLMLGEFVDDYTVRVIDVFAMPQSGTGVSVEAVDPVFQAKMLDMLKQTGRPEMVVGWYHSHPGFGCWLSGVDINTQQSFEALSERAVAVVVDPIQSVKGKVVIDAFRLINANMMVLGHEPRQTTSNLGHLNKPSIQALIHGLNRHYYSITINYRKNELEQKMLLNLHKKSWMEGLTLQDYSEHCKLNETIVKEMLELAKNYNKAVEEEDKMTPEQLAIKNVGKQDPKRHLEEHVDVLMTSNIVQCLAAMLDTVVFQ